One Primulina huaijiensis isolate GDHJ02 chromosome 8, ASM1229523v2, whole genome shotgun sequence genomic region harbors:
- the LOC140983236 gene encoding receptor protein kinase-like protein ZAR1, translating into MLCYRKLQYLALYMLNFCLYLNSGVSLTSDGLALLSLKSAVDSDGAAGFSDWNEDDATPCHWTGISCMNISGSSDPRVVGIAVSGKNLRGYIPSELGSLIYLRRLNLHGNRFYGSIPDQLFNASALHSIFLYGNNLSGSLPPSLCNLPRLQNLDLSNNSLSGPLPKFLRDCRQLQRLILARNGFSGEIPVAIFPELANLEQLDLSANEFNGSIPDDIGELKSLSGSLNLSFNHFTGEIPKTLGDLPLTVSFDLRNNDLSGEIPQTGSFANQGPTAFLNNPMLCGFPLQKSCKNNPADAPSVQSTGSTQNEGVNDRKRLNSGLIILISMADALGVAFIGLVIIYVYWKKKDSGGCSCSRKGKLGGNDKTGPCMFPCIHCFPSNDSEVESEKGRSGGASGGEGDRAGEGDLVSIDKGFSIELDELLRASAYVLGKSGLGIVYKVVLGNGIPVAVRRLGEGGEQRYKEFVAEAQAIGRVKHPNIVRLRAYYWAPDEKLLISDFISNGNLASALCGKTGLPSPNLTWSTRLKIAKGAARALAYIHECSPRKFVHGDVKPSNILLDPDFQAHISDFGLKRLISITGNNPSSSGGFIGGSLPYLNPTQPEKLNNYRAPEARIPGSRPTQKWDVYSFGVVLLELLTGKSPELSSPTSSTSTEILDLVGWVRKGFEDAIPLSEMVDTMLLQEIHAKKEVLAVFHIALACTEGDPELRPRMKIVSENLEKIGI; encoded by the exons ATGCTGTGCTACAGAAAGCTACAATATTTGGCTCTGTATATGCTGAATTTCTGTTTATACTTGAATTCTGGCGTTTCTTTGACTTCCGATGGCCTCGCTTTACTGTCTCTTAAGTCTGCCGTCGACTCCGACGGCGCCGCCGGTTTTTCGGACTGGAACGAGGATGATGCAACGCCGTGTCATTGGACGGGAATTTCTTGCATGAACATTTCAGGTTCGTCTGACCCGCGTGTTGTAGGAATTGCGGTCTCCGGGAAGAATCTTCGGGGGTATATTCCGTCGGAGCTCGGCAGTTTGATTTATCTCCGGCGTCTCAATCTCCACGGCAacagattttatgggtccattccGGATCAGCTGTTCAATGCGTCTGCTCTGCACAGCATCTTCCTCTATGGTAACAATCTCTCCGGTTCATTACCGCCCTCTTTGTGTAACCTCCCACGCTTGCAAAACCTTGACCTTTCGAATAATTCTCTCTCGGGACCGCTCCCGAAGTTTCTGCGCGACTGCCGTCAGTTACAGAGGCTGATTCTTGCAAGGAATGGATTTTCGGGTGAGATTCCAGTGGCGATTTTCCCGGAGCTTGCGAATTTAGAACAGCTCGATTTATCAGCGAACGAGTTTAATGGCTCAATACCGGATGACATTGGCGAGTTGAAGTCACTCTCAGGCAGTTTGAACTTGTCTTTTAATCACTTTACAGGTGAAATACCAAAAACTTTAGGTGATTTGCCACTTACTGTGAGTTTTGATCTTAGGAACAATGATTTGAGCGGCGAAATTCCACAAACTGGATCTTTCGCTAATCAGGGTCCAACTGCATTTTTGAATAATCCGATGTTATGTGGTTTTCCATTACAAAAGTCTTGTAAAAACAATCCAGCCGACGCACCTTCGGTTCAGAGCACCGGTTCAACTCAAAATGAGGGTGTCAATGATCGAAAACGGTTAAATTCAGGGTTGATCATATTGATATCCATGGCCGATGCATTGGGAGTGGCGTTTATAGGATTGGTGATCATTTATGTGTACTGGAAGAAAAAGGATTCTGGTGGATGTAGTTGCTCGAGGAAAGGGAAGCTTGGGGGAAATGATAAAACAGGACCATGCATGTTTCCTTGTATCCATTGTTTTCCGAGTAATGATTCCGAAGTGGAGTCGGAAAAAGGTCGCAGTGGTGGAGCTAGTGGTGGGGAGGGAGATCGTGCTGGGGAGGGAGATCTCGTGTCTATTGATAAAGGGTTTAGCATTGAGTTAGACGAGTTGCTGAGGGCGTCAGCTTATGTTTTGGGAAAGAGTGGTCTGGGAATAGTGTATAAGGTGGTACTCGGAAATGGCATTCCTGTGGCGGTGAGGAGATTGGGAGAAGGCGGAGAACAACGGTATAAAGAGTTTGTGGCGGAAGCTCAGGCGATAGGGAGGGTGAAGCATCCGAATATTGTGAGGTTGAGGGCTTATTATTGGGCGCCAGACGAGAAGCTTCTCATCAGTGATTTCATTTCTAATGGGAACTTGGCTTCTGCTCTTTGTG GGAAGACGGGTCTGCCATCACCAAACTTAACATGGTCAACAAGGCTCAAAATCGCCAAAGGAGCCGCCCGAGCTTTAGCTTATATACACGAATGTAGCCCCAGGAAATTCGTTCACGGAGATGTAAAACCATCTAACATCCTCCTCGACCCTGATTTCCAAGCTCATATTTCCGATTTCGGCCTCAAACGTCTCATCTCAATCACTGGAAACAACCCTTCATCTTCCGGAGGCTTCATTGGTGGATCCCTCCCGTATCTAAACCCGACTCAACCCGAAAAACTAAATAACTACCGAGCTCCAGAAGCCAGGATCCCCGGTAGTCGACCTACTCAGAAATGGGATGTCTACTCTTTTGGGGTCGTCTTACTCGAGTTGTTGACTGGGAAATCTCCTGAGCTCTCGTCTCCCACAAGCTCGACCTCGACAGAGATTCTAGACCTCGTGGGGTGGGTGAGGAAGGGATTCGAGGACGCAATCCCGTTATCCGAGATGGTCGACACAATGTTGCTCCAAGAAATACATGCCAAGAAAGAAGTGCTTGCCGTGTTTCATATAGCTCTTGCGTGCACCGAGGGAGATCCTGAACTGCGGCCGAGGATGAAAATCGTCTCCGAAAATCTCGAAAAGATCGGAATTTGA
- the LOC140983663 gene encoding proteasome subunit beta type-5-B-like translates to MKPISECIAAEANFLFSCYTLQLDFPFRRQLFSSFTIDSSGETCRNQGTMTKIDFSGLDPSAPIRRNVDEDELRNEILGTPSFKLPTTADFDGFQKAAVHMVKPAKGTTTLAFIFKEGVMVAADSRASMGGYISSQSVKKIIEINPYMLGTMAGGAADCQFWHRNLGIKCRLHELANKRRISVTGASKLLANILYSYRGMGLSVGTMIAGWDEKGPGLYYVDSEGGRLKGTRFSVGSGSPYAYGVLDSGYRFDMSVEEAAELARRSIYHATFRDGASGGVASVYHVGPNGWNKLSGDDVGELHYQYYPVEPMTVDQEMTEISVS, encoded by the exons ATGAAGCCCATTTCTGAGTGTATTGCAGCGGAAGCAAACTTTTTGTTCTCCTGCTATACATTGCAACTAGATTTTCCATTTCGCCGCCAGTTATTTTCTTCATTCACAATCGATTCTTCGGGAGAAACTTGCAGAAATCAG GGAACAATGACGAAGATTGATTTTAGTGGGCTTGATCCATCCGCTCCGATTAGGCGAAACGTGGATGAGGATGAGTTGCGGAACGAGATTCTGGGCACACCCTCTTTTAAACTTCCAACTACTGCTGAT TTTGATGGCTTTCAGAAGGCCGCAGTACATATGGTGAAGCCAGCAAAGGGTACAACAACTCTTGCGTTTATATTTAAAGAAGGTGTTATGGTGGCTGCTGATTCTCGTGCAAGCATGGGAGGATACATAT CATCACAATCTgtcaaaaagataattgaaaTAAATCCCTACATGCTTGGAACAATGGCTGGAGGAGCAGCTGACTGCCAGTTCTGGCACAGAAATCTGGGAATTAAG TGCCGATTACACGAACTGGCAAACAAGAGAAGGATTTCTGTCACTGGAGCTTCAAAGTTGCTTGCAAATATTCTGTATTCTTACAGAGGAATGGGTTTGTCTGTAGGAACCATGATAGCTGGCTGGGATGAGAAG GGTCCTGGGCTTTACTATGTGGATAGTGAAGGCGGACGCCTCAAAGGAACTAGATTCTCTGTTGGGTCTGGTTCTCCCTATGCTTATGGTGTTTTGGACAGTGG ATACCGCTTTGATATGTCAGTTGAGGAAGCTGCAGAATTGGCTAGACGATCAATTTATCATGCAACATTTCGTGATGGAGCCAGTGGTGGTGTTGCCAGCG TATACCACGTTGGGCCAAATGGATGGAACAAACTATCCGGCGATGATGTTGGAGAGCTTCACTACCAATACTATCCTGTCGAACCCATGACCGTGGATCAAGAGATGACTGAGATATCCGTGTCCTAA